AAGTGAGCGAAGGCTTTGTTAGCCTCGGCCATACGGTGAGTATCTTCGCGTTTCTTGATCGAACCGCCCTCATTATTAGCAGCACCAATCAATTCGGCAGCTAATTTTTCGGACATGGTCTTTTGAGAACGTTTTTTTGCGAAAGAAATGATCCAGCGATAAGCCAAAGCCTGCCGTCTGTTTGCACGGACTTCGATGGGAACCTGATAGGTTGCTCCACCAACACGTTTGGATTTTACTTCTACAATGGGACCAACATTCTCTATCGCTTTCTTAAAAAGCTCTAATGGATCACTCTTGGTCTTTTGCTTGATAATGTCAAAAGCACCATAAAGAATCTTTTCACTCAGTCCTTTTTTTCCGCGTTCCATCAAATAGTTGATAAAACGGGCAACACCCACATCATTGTGGACTGGATCGGGCAAAATACTTCGTTTTTCTGGTCTACGTCTACGCATCAGTCAATTTCTTATGATTTGGGTCGTTTTGCGCCATAGCGTGAACGACTTGTTCTCCGGTTTTCAACTCCGGCAGTATCCAATGTGCCACGAATAATGTGGTACCGCACACCTGGTAAATCCTTTACACGACCACCTTCGATCAAAACGATGGAGTGTTCCTGTAAATTATGGCCTTCGCCAGGGATGTAAGCGGTTACTTCATACCCGTTAGCTAAACGAACACGGGCTACCTTTCGAAGAGCCGAGTTAGGCTTTTTCGGGGTAGTCGTATAAACTCTGGTACACACGCCCCTTTTTTGGGGACATGACTTAAGTGCTGGTGCTTTTTTCTTCTTCACAAGGCTTTTTCTACCTTTGCGCACCAATTGATTAATCGTGGGCATTTAATCTCCTTTTAAAAAGCCGCACAGTATAATTTCTGACCTATGAGCAGTCAAGGTCATTTATTCACTTTCGGGCTCTGAATTCTGACGGACAAAAGCCTTAGCTTCTTCCCTTTGCTTCCTCACTTCTAGAACCTGTTCAGCAATTTCATTGACAGGTCCTTCAGCTTTGATCTTTAGATATTTCGGTAGACCGGTTCCAGCGGGAATGAGGCGACCAACAATGATATTCTCTTTCAGACCGCGTAGGGTATCGGTCTTGGCATTGATGGCAGCATTGGTCAATACGCGAGTAGTTTCCTGGAATGAAGCGGCAGAAAATACACTCTCGGTATTCAATGAAGCTCTGGTGATTCCCAACAATAAGGGAGTATGCGTGGCAGGTTCTGCATCACGATACTCTGGTAGAACCGATTCTTTTGCTTTCAGATCTGCAACTACGGTTTCCATATCATTGCGATCCACTAACTGATGTTCCATAAAGGCAGATTCACCTGCATTTTCGACTACCACCATGGAAAGCACTTTTTCATTTTCAAACTGGAACTGGAATTTATTTACACGATCCTGATGCAGGAAGCGGGTATCTCCCGGATTCTCCACCTGAATCTTCTGCATCATCTGACGCACGATCGTCTCGATGTGTTTATCATTGATACGCACACCCTGCAACCGGTAAACTTCCTGGATCTCATTCACCAGATATTCCTGAACTTCTCGTTCACCCTTGATCCGGAGAATATCTTTCGGTGAGACCGGACCCTCACAGAGTCGATCACCAGCCTGAATGGAATCACCATCCAGCACAATGATATGACGCCCATAAGGAACTGAATATTCATATTTAACATTATCTGGAGTCTCAACGAGAATGGTTCGAACACCACGTTTCAGATCACCATAATTGACGATACCAGCAACTTCTGTTACAACTGATGGATCGGCCGGGTTACGGGCTTCAAACAACTCTGCAACTCGCGGCAAACCACCTGTGATATCCGCAGTTCTTGATTTACCCTTTAAGAATTTAGCCAGAGTAGTACCGGCTGTGATCTTCTGCCCATCATTCACTGTCAATACAGCACCTACGGGCAACACAACGTCCTTGCCGATAACTTTACCATCGTTGTCAACTATTTCAACACGAGGGGTCATCCGCATACCACGAGCATCTGTGATGGTGCGTTCAACCTTACCACTTTCACCAGATTCCTCGACAAAGGTCATGTCTTCAACGATCTCAACAAAGCGGATCGTGCCCCCGGACTGAGCAATAATAAAGTCAGTACGAGGATCCCAACGAACCAGACCCTGACCACGGGTAACCTTTTCTCCATCAGCCACTTCTACGATACTGGCATAAGGAATATTGGCTCGCGTTAAGGCACGATTATTTTTATCGACGATCTCAACATAATTATTTCTAACCAGAGCGATACGACCCAGTACATCGGTCGGCTCGGTAACTCGCAGACCGGGAGAATACCTGATGATACCATCAAATTTGGCTGATAGCTCACTCTCTTCAATAATACGAGAAGCAGTACCACCAATGTGGAAAGTACGCAGGGTTAGCTGCGTTCCTGGTTCTCCAATAGCCTGGGCAGCCATGATACCCACTGCTTCACCGGCATTTACCAGCTTGGCGGTGGACATGTTTCTGCCATAACATTTTGCACAAACACCAAATTCTGCTTCACAGGTAAGCACCGATCTGATACGAACTTTTTCAACATTCGACTCAGAT
The genomic region above belongs to Candidatus Neomarinimicrobiota bacterium and contains:
- the rpsG gene encoding 30S ribosomal protein S7, with amino-acid sequence MMRRRRPEKRSILPDPVHNDVGVARFINYLMERGKKGLSEKILYGAFDIIKQKTKSDPLELFKKAIENVGPIVEVKSKRVGGATYQVPIEVRANRRQALAYRWIISFAKKRSQKTMSEKLAAELIGAANNEGGSIKKREDTHRMAEANKAFAHFR
- the rpsL gene encoding 30S ribosomal protein S12, with amino-acid sequence MPTINQLVRKGRKSLVKKKKAPALKSCPQKRGVCTRVYTTTPKKPNSALRKVARVRLANGYEVTAYIPGEGHNLQEHSIVLIEGGRVKDLPGVRYHIIRGTLDTAGVENRRTSRSRYGAKRPKS
- a CDS encoding DNA-directed RNA polymerase subunit beta', coding for ALKTADAGYLTRRLVDVAQDVVIRLEDCGTINGIDVKALKQGEDIIEPLKDRIKGRVLQEDVFDPITDEMIAEVGALVDEELAMKISESNVEKVRIRSVLTCEAEFGVCAKCYGRNMSTAKLVNAGEAVGIMAAQAIGEPGTQLTLRTFHIGGTASRIIEESELSAKFDGIIRYSPGLRVTEPTDVLGRIALVRNNYVEIVDKNNRALTRANIPYASIVEVADGEKVTRGQGLVRWDPRTDFIIAQSGGTIRFVEIVEDMTFVEESGESGKVERTITDARGMRMTPRVEIVDNDGKVIGKDVVLPVGAVLTVNDGQKITAGTTLAKFLKGKSRTADITGGLPRVAELFEARNPADPSVVTEVAGIVNYGDLKRGVRTILVETPDNVKYEYSVPYGRHIIVLDGDSIQAGDRLCEGPVSPKDILRIKGEREVQEYLVNEIQEVYRLQGVRINDKHIETIVRQMMQKIQVENPGDTRFLHQDRVNKFQFQFENEKVLSMVVVENAGESAFMEHQLVDRNDMETVVADLKAKESVLPEYRDAEPATHTPLLLGITRASLNTESVFSAASFQETTRVLTNAAINAKTDTLRGLKENIIVGRLIPAGTGLPKYLKIKAEGPVNEIAEQVLEVRKQREEAKAFVRQNSEPESE